ACTGCCCCGGGACTTCGCGAGCACAACCCCGGGTCAACATTGGTTGACGGTCAGCTGGTCGTCAACTAAAGTTGACGCATGGATGCTCAACACCTGGCGAGTCTGGTCGTCGCGACCTCGGACGAGGACCCGGTGGTCGCCTTGGTGGCGACGGCGCGTCTTCGTCAGGAGACAGAGCGATGGGAGGCGGTGCTCGTCCGCCGTGCCCGTAACAGCGGGGTGACCTGGACGGAGATCGCCAGCGTGCTGGGGGTTTCGAAGCAGGCCGTTCACAAGAAGTACGGAGGGCGTGGCCTGATGGGTGGTCAGCCGTGACGGAGGTCCATGGTGACGAGTCACTTGCGGCGGAAGTACGCGAGCTCGTGGGCGATCGGCACCCGGTGCTCGTCGCCGCAACGGTGACGCCGGACGGGAGCAGATTGGCCGGGCTCGGTGCCTCCCTCGATGCGGATATGGAGCTCGGCTCGATCTCCAAGGGGATCACCGGACTGCTGTACGCCGATGCGCTCGAGCGCGGTGAACTCACTCCGTCGACCACACTCGGCGAACTGTTGCCGCTCGCGGACACCCCCGCGGCCGGCGTGACGCTCGCGCCGATCACGACACATCGCTCCGGACTGCCGAGTCTGCCCCCGGCGGCCGCGCCCCTACGACGAACCATTTCGCTGTGGAGGACGGGCGCCAATCCCTACGGTGAAAGCCGGGAAGACCTC
The Kribbella italica DNA segment above includes these coding regions:
- a CDS encoding helix-turn-helix domain-containing protein, which produces MDAQHLASLVVATSDEDPVVALVATARLRQETERWEAVLVRRARNSGVTWTEIASVLGVSKQAVHKKYGGRGLMGGQP